GGGATCGATAAATAGTGGCGCCAAGACCGGACAAGCCGGGAGCCATGGCGCGCGCCGAAGAGCGCGCGGCGTGGCTGTTCCTGGCGCCGAGCCTTGTACTGTTCCTGGCTTTCACCGTCGTGCCGGTGATTTCGGCCCTCATCATCTCCTTCACGGAATGGAACCTCTTCAACGCGGTCAATTTCGTGGGCTTCGGCAATTATGTCGGGCTGTTGCACGACGAGATATTCCTCAAGGTCCTCGGCAATACCGGCTATTTCGTCCTGGTTTCCGTTCCCATCCAGATTGCCATCGCGCTTCTCTGCGCGCTGGCGCTCAATCGCGGCGTGCGCGGGCAGACCTTCTTTCGCGTGGTCTATTTCCTGCCGGTCGTCACCAGCACGGTGGCGGCGGCTCTCGTCTGGTCCTGGCTCTTCAATTCCAATTTCGGCCTCATCAATGCCGGCCTCAGCCTCGTGGGCGTCACCGACCTTCCAAAGTGGATGGGCTCGACGAAATGGGCCATGCCGGCCGTCATCATCGTCTCGATCTGGCAGAACCTGGGTTATGCGATGGTGCTGTTTCTCGCGGGGCTGCAGAACATCCACCAGGAGGTGAGGGATGCCGCAGAGCTCGATGGCGCGACCGGCTGGGATCGGTTCTGGACCATCACGCTGCCGCTCCTGTCGCCGACCATGTTCTTCGTGCTGATCATCTCGATCATCGGCAGTTTCCAGGTGTTCGAGCTGGTCTTCGTCATGACCAAGGCCGGGCCGGCCAACGCCACCAATACGCTAGTCTATTACATCTACCAGAACGGCTTTCAATTCTATCAGATGGGCTATGCCAGTGCCGCGGCGATGATCCTCTTCCTCATCGTCCTCGTCTTCACGCTCGCCCAATACCGGCTGCAGGATCGTTGGGTGCATTATGGATAAGACGCTCGGCGACTGGGTCGTTTTCGTTCTGCTGCTCGCCGGCGCGCTGCTGATGTGCGGCCCCTTCGCCTGGATGATCTCGACATCCTTCAAGCCTGGTCCCGAGGTCTTCCTCTATCCGCCGACGCCGTTCACCGCCGAGCCGCAATACGAGAACTATGTCCGCATCTTCTCGGCCATTCCCTTCGGCCGGGCGATCGCCAACAGCCTCATTGTCTCGGCCTCGGTCACCATCCTCCAGCTCATCATCTGCTCGCTGGCCGCCTATGCCTTTGCGTGCCTGCGCTTTCGCGGCCGCGAAATCCTCTTCCTCATCTACCTTTCGGCCCTCATGGTGCCGTCGCAGGTGACGCTCATCCCCAATTTCATCCTCGTGCGCACGCTCGGCTGGATCGATACCTACCAGGGCCTCATCCTGCCTTTCGCCTTTTCGAGCTTCGGCACGTTCCTGCTGCGCCAATACCTCAAGAGCATCCCGCAGGAGCTGATGGAGGCGGCGCGGATGGATGGCGCCAACCATTTCCAGATCTACAGCACCATCGTGCTGCCGCTGGCAAAGCCGGCTCTGGGGGCGCTCGCCATTTTCACCTTCGTCGCGCAGTGGAACAATTTCCTCTGGCCGCTCATCACCACGACCAAGCCCGAAATGCAGGTTGCGACCGTGGCGCTCAGCACCCTCCAGGGACAGTACAATACCGATTGGCCGCTGCTCATGACGGGCAGCGTCATCGCCATCATCCCGGTCCTGCTGGTCTTCGCCTTTGGCAATCGCCAGTTCATCGCCGGCCTCACCAGCGGCGCATTCGGCGGCCGCTGAGCCTTCCTCAAGTCTCCCAAACTGCCCGGCCGGCGCTCCTTCGAGCACCGGCCGTTTCCTTTGCTGCCTAGAGATTTCAACGGATTAGCTGGCGCTCCTGAAAATCGCCTTTGTATTGACTGTCAATGATTTGACAAAATGAAAACGGCGTGCTGATCTCTGGCCATTGAATGACCAATGGAGATCTGACGTGGAATTTCGCAAGGCAGGCGCAACCGGGCCGGAGCTTTCGGCGCTATCGATGGGCTCGTGGAATACCTATTCGCGGCTGTCGTTCGAGGCGGGCGTGGATCTGGTGCAGCACGCATTCGGGCTGGGCATCAACACCTTCGACGTGGCCTATTATCGCGACAAGCCGCATACCGAAGTGCTGTTCGGCCGCATCCTCGATGTCATCGGCAAGCCGCGCGATGCCTACAAGATCGTCGGGAAGGTCTGGTTCTTCGCCTATCCCGAGCAGAGCCTGACGTCCCAGCTCGATGCGTCGCTCGTGCGCCTCAACCAGGAATATGTCGACGTCGTCATCACCGAGCATCCGCGTCCGGGCATGGATGTGCGCAAGCTCACCGAAGACGTGGCCGCCATCGTGACTGCGGGCAGGGCGCGTTCGTGGGGTACCCTCAACTGGACCCCGCAGGATCTGCTGGTCGCCCATGAGCATGCCGCCAGGCACAACCTGCCGGCGCCCCAGCTCGCCCAACTCAAGTACAACGTCGCCCGTTGCGGCGTCGTGGATGGGCCGGACTACCAGCGCGTCTTCAGGGAAACCGGCATGACGCTCCACGCGTCCGACGTCATGGAAGGCGGCATCCTCGCCGGCCGTCTCCAGCCCGAGCGCAATATCGGAATCGATACCGGCAAGATCCGCGACGAAATCCGCGCCATCGTGCCCCGTCTGACCGAAATCGGCCAGCAGTTCGGCGCGACCTCGGCCCAGGTGGCCTTGGCCTTTGCCGCCATGAACCCGGCCACGACCTCGGTGCTTTTCGGCGCCACGCGCAAGTCGCAGCTCGACGACAACGTCAAGGCGCTGGAACTGGCGAAAAAGCACGGTGCGGAACTTCGCCCGCTGCTGGCGCCGCTAGCGGTTGCAGGGCATGAGAATGACGCGCCGTATCAGCACGCCGCGCCGCTCACCGGTGATTTCATCATGAACTAGCCTCGGAAAAGAGGCAGTGTCCCGGGGAGATGGTTCTCCCCGGATCTTCAAAGAGAGGGAAAAATGAAGGCTTTCAAGCGCGGCCTGGCCGCACTGGTATCGGCTGCTGCCTTGCTGTCGGCGACCGCGGCGATGGCGCAGGAAATCAAGGTCGACCCCAAGCTGGCGGAAATGGTGCCGCAGGATATCCGCGACCGCGGCTATATCGTGGGGGCTGCCAGCCTCGCCGTGCCGCCGCTGCTCTATGCTGATGACGACGCGAATACGCCCAAGGGCGCCGTCGCCGAGATCAGCGCGGCCTATGCGGCGCGCCTCGGCCTCGAGCTGCGCATCGAGAAGGTTACGGGTGGCGGCGCCATTCCGGGCGTGGTTGCCGGGCGCTACGACATCGTCGCCTCCGCCGGCGACTTCAAGAGCCGCCGCGACGTGCTCGACTTCGTCGACCTCGTGAAGGGCGGTACGGCGCTCCTCGTCAAGGCCGGCAATCCCACCGGCGTCCAGGGTTTCGAAGACCTCTGCGGCCGCAAGCTGGCGCTCGCCAAGGGCTCGATCCAGGAAGGCGAGGCTGCCGATCTTTCCGACAAGTGCGTCGCCGGGGGCAAGGCTGCCATCGAGCTGATGCCGTTCCCGGATAGCTCTGCGGGCATCCTCGCCATGCAGGCCGGTCGCGCCGACGTCTTCTGGGACGACCTGGCTCCCGCCTCCTGGCGCCTCAAGCAGTCCAACGAGTTCGAGATCGCCGGCAAGCCGCAGGACCTGGCGCCCTATGGCGTGGGCATCCCCAAGGAAAAGACCCAGCTACGCGACGCCATCCAGGCCTCGCTCCAGAGCCTCATCGATGACG
The sequence above is a segment of the Paradevosia shaoguanensis genome. Coding sequences within it:
- a CDS encoding ABC transporter substrate-binding protein, with product MKAFKRGLAALVSAAALLSATAAMAQEIKVDPKLAEMVPQDIRDRGYIVGAASLAVPPLLYADDDANTPKGAVAEISAAYAARLGLELRIEKVTGGGAIPGVVAGRYDIVASAGDFKSRRDVLDFVDLVKGGTALLVKAGNPTGVQGFEDLCGRKLALAKGSIQEGEAADLSDKCVAGGKAAIELMPFPDSSAGILAMQAGRADVFWDDLAPASWRLKQSNEFEIAGKPQDLAPYGVGIPKEKTQLRDAIQASLQSLIDDGTYGQILAKWGMEAIAEPEALINGSEF
- a CDS encoding aldo/keto reductase — its product is MEFRKAGATGPELSALSMGSWNTYSRLSFEAGVDLVQHAFGLGINTFDVAYYRDKPHTEVLFGRILDVIGKPRDAYKIVGKVWFFAYPEQSLTSQLDASLVRLNQEYVDVVITEHPRPGMDVRKLTEDVAAIVTAGRARSWGTLNWTPQDLLVAHEHAARHNLPAPQLAQLKYNVARCGVVDGPDYQRVFRETGMTLHASDVMEGGILAGRLQPERNIGIDTGKIRDEIRAIVPRLTEIGQQFGATSAQVALAFAAMNPATTSVLFGATRKSQLDDNVKALELAKKHGAELRPLLAPLAVAGHENDAPYQHAAPLTGDFIMN
- a CDS encoding carbohydrate ABC transporter permease; translated protein: MAPRPDKPGAMARAEERAAWLFLAPSLVLFLAFTVVPVISALIISFTEWNLFNAVNFVGFGNYVGLLHDEIFLKVLGNTGYFVLVSVPIQIAIALLCALALNRGVRGQTFFRVVYFLPVVTSTVAAALVWSWLFNSNFGLINAGLSLVGVTDLPKWMGSTKWAMPAVIIVSIWQNLGYAMVLFLAGLQNIHQEVRDAAELDGATGWDRFWTITLPLLSPTMFFVLIISIIGSFQVFELVFVMTKAGPANATNTLVYYIYQNGFQFYQMGYASAAAMILFLIVLVFTLAQYRLQDRWVHYG
- a CDS encoding carbohydrate ABC transporter permease; amino-acid sequence: MDKTLGDWVVFVLLLAGALLMCGPFAWMISTSFKPGPEVFLYPPTPFTAEPQYENYVRIFSAIPFGRAIANSLIVSASVTILQLIICSLAAYAFACLRFRGREILFLIYLSALMVPSQVTLIPNFILVRTLGWIDTYQGLILPFAFSSFGTFLLRQYLKSIPQELMEAARMDGANHFQIYSTIVLPLAKPALGALAIFTFVAQWNNFLWPLITTTKPEMQVATVALSTLQGQYNTDWPLLMTGSVIAIIPVLLVFAFGNRQFIAGLTSGAFGGR